A single genomic interval of Stieleria maiorica harbors:
- a CDS encoding WD40 repeat domain-containing serine/threonine-protein kinase — protein MAAGEDVTAEQLCEGDLGLAEQLRDYVNWLEMSSGHGPASPVPLPESIGPYKILSEISRGPYSIVYLAEQRFPNRKVALKLLHDLAARSRVKSRFQLEVELLGTLQHPNIAKIFDAGVADVLGASRLYFTMEWVEGADIGQYIRFRRQESDWSPSDTIRLCLQFCEALSAAHAEGIVHRDLKPANMLVTDDGVPKLIDFGLARIRRDNVDELGHEPTTEAWIGTRSYMSPEQFNAQLGQIDVRTDVYGMAVVLYQLLSGRLPYEIDKKTMWETAQIVKTQPPLPIGRVDRRLRGDLELILETALAKEPGERYASMEAFATDLRNYVDGKPIHARRQGAGRALWKWSLRHRRVAAVSVAALVLLVALAVTAGIAAKLANDRARDLRDINEILRLNEAELVSANERSSKSARRLRRTAMNQTLLRLGLIAQREPDHVAEQLADESICPPDLRGFVWRLLYEYTTQVTTGWNADRRGLLDVAVSDDGAWLVTSGPSGVRAWETASGNPIAAIEGQIDSPTVRLALDGDSRAALFARRDGTAVRFDIDSNQTHVLWSDDAARATAVAAVTGDDGYLIGDQSGRVTHFDRPGGRQTWQRRLDDSAIIGLTIAAQGDRVGTVSQNGVLTICDLQTGEPLERQKASFVADDAQSVFRGRYSDDLRLACLCRQVKAAGIWDVASNQSLRTWGGQLFLPDLEICHSGAGLQGQRILLCGRGQVVLLGSDGKLATIYRGDRAQSLSLSPNQTTGTLTESSPNVDWDPFVVDASRHGDNVAIGLRGGRVLIASVTPKRLYQSWKPLGQVVRRLAFSSRGDLLATYSPNGTVGIYDARTGELRRQWATGTKNIYQILFADPDPILITRARGRDVDLWDATSGHQIDSPNVPGGTRGIMLEADRLLIGLDDDKPRWLPMDNSAETLRLGHSAEHVDSSIAIAAKDRVSGLLATADENDVVVLWREAENGQVERLGERHLDDLKTMKFHPGGSALVTGTLDGMITVWSMPDFQVITRRQSPAQLAELDFSNDGSVMASGHFDGEVLFWDTQVWQTQLVVQTNIVPIRSLQFSPLSDRLAVAGKGDHIAVFSTQTPDDRDRERQRPATARMAEK, from the coding sequence GTGGCTGCGGGTGAGGACGTCACGGCGGAACAGCTTTGCGAAGGCGACTTGGGCTTGGCCGAGCAACTGCGGGACTACGTCAATTGGCTGGAGATGTCGTCGGGACATGGTCCCGCGTCTCCGGTGCCGCTTCCGGAGTCGATCGGCCCTTACAAGATTCTGTCAGAGATATCCCGAGGTCCCTATTCGATTGTTTATCTGGCCGAGCAGCGGTTTCCGAATCGAAAGGTTGCGTTGAAACTGTTGCATGACCTGGCGGCCCGATCGAGGGTCAAATCGCGTTTTCAGCTTGAGGTGGAGTTGCTGGGGACGCTTCAACATCCCAACATCGCCAAGATCTTTGACGCCGGTGTCGCCGATGTGCTCGGCGCGTCTCGACTTTATTTCACGATGGAATGGGTCGAGGGGGCGGACATCGGACAATACATCCGCTTCCGCCGGCAAGAGTCGGACTGGTCGCCTTCGGACACGATCCGGCTATGTCTGCAGTTTTGCGAAGCCTTGTCGGCGGCCCACGCCGAAGGGATCGTTCACCGCGACCTGAAACCGGCCAACATGTTGGTCACCGACGATGGAGTGCCGAAGCTGATCGATTTCGGGCTGGCTCGAATCCGACGCGACAACGTCGACGAATTGGGGCATGAGCCGACGACGGAAGCCTGGATCGGAACGCGCAGCTACATGAGCCCCGAGCAGTTCAATGCGCAGCTTGGTCAAATCGACGTTCGGACCGATGTCTATGGCATGGCGGTGGTGCTGTATCAGTTGCTCTCGGGACGGCTTCCCTATGAGATCGACAAAAAGACGATGTGGGAGACGGCCCAAATCGTCAAAACTCAGCCGCCGTTACCGATCGGTCGTGTCGACCGTCGCCTTCGCGGTGATTTGGAATTGATCTTGGAAACCGCGTTGGCGAAAGAGCCGGGCGAACGCTACGCATCGATGGAAGCGTTCGCGACGGATCTGAGAAACTATGTCGATGGCAAACCGATCCATGCTCGACGTCAGGGGGCGGGCCGGGCGTTGTGGAAGTGGAGTCTCCGGCACCGTCGGGTCGCCGCCGTCTCGGTCGCGGCTCTCGTGTTGTTGGTCGCGCTTGCCGTCACCGCCGGCATCGCGGCGAAACTCGCCAACGACCGCGCGAGAGATCTTCGTGACATCAACGAGATCCTCCGTTTGAACGAGGCGGAACTCGTCAGCGCGAACGAGCGATCGTCCAAGTCCGCTCGGCGGCTACGTCGAACCGCAATGAACCAGACCTTGTTGCGTCTGGGGCTGATCGCCCAACGTGAACCCGATCATGTCGCCGAGCAATTGGCCGACGAGTCAATTTGTCCTCCGGATCTTCGCGGCTTCGTCTGGCGTCTGCTGTATGAATACACGACCCAAGTCACGACGGGATGGAACGCGGACCGGCGCGGGTTGCTGGACGTTGCCGTTTCCGATGACGGGGCGTGGCTGGTCACCAGCGGGCCGTCGGGCGTGCGTGCCTGGGAAACGGCATCGGGCAACCCGATCGCGGCGATCGAAGGACAAATCGATTCACCGACGGTTCGACTGGCACTCGATGGCGATTCGCGCGCGGCACTGTTCGCGCGACGCGACGGCACCGCCGTCCGGTTTGACATCGATTCCAACCAGACGCACGTGCTGTGGTCGGACGACGCGGCACGGGCGACCGCTGTGGCGGCGGTCACGGGCGACGACGGCTACTTGATCGGCGACCAATCCGGCCGTGTCACGCACTTTGATCGCCCCGGCGGCCGGCAGACCTGGCAACGCCGGCTGGATGATTCCGCGATCATCGGATTGACCATTGCGGCCCAGGGCGATCGGGTCGGTACGGTTTCGCAGAACGGTGTGCTGACGATATGTGACCTGCAAACGGGTGAACCGCTGGAACGGCAAAAAGCGTCGTTTGTCGCAGACGACGCGCAATCGGTCTTCCGTGGCCGATACTCGGATGACCTGCGATTGGCGTGCTTGTGCCGTCAAGTCAAAGCCGCCGGGATCTGGGACGTGGCTTCCAATCAGTCTCTGCGGACTTGGGGCGGCCAACTCTTCCTGCCCGATTTGGAAATCTGTCACTCCGGCGCGGGGCTCCAAGGCCAACGTATCCTGCTCTGCGGGCGTGGACAGGTCGTTCTGTTGGGCAGCGATGGAAAGCTGGCAACGATCTATCGCGGCGATCGCGCCCAGTCGCTCAGCCTTTCCCCGAACCAGACGACAGGGACGCTAACCGAATCTTCACCGAACGTCGATTGGGATCCCTTCGTCGTCGATGCGTCCCGGCACGGCGACAATGTCGCCATCGGGCTGAGGGGCGGGCGCGTCTTGATCGCATCGGTCACGCCCAAACGGCTGTACCAATCCTGGAAACCGCTCGGGCAGGTCGTGCGGCGACTGGCGTTTTCGTCCCGCGGTGATCTGCTGGCGACCTACAGCCCCAATGGGACCGTCGGCATTTACGATGCCCGGACGGGCGAGCTGCGACGCCAGTGGGCGACGGGCACCAAGAACATTTACCAAATTCTGTTCGCCGACCCGGATCCGATTTTGATCACTCGTGCACGGGGGCGCGACGTCGACCTCTGGGACGCAACAAGCGGTCACCAAATCGATTCGCCGAACGTCCCCGGTGGGACGCGGGGGATCATGCTTGAGGCCGATCGGCTGCTGATCGGCTTGGACGACGACAAACCGAGGTGGTTGCCGATGGACAACTCGGCTGAAACGCTTCGTCTGGGGCACTCGGCAGAACACGTCGATTCAAGCATCGCGATCGCGGCCAAGGATCGCGTGTCAGGCTTGTTGGCCACCGCCGATGAAAACGACGTGGTGGTGTTGTGGCGGGAAGCGGAGAATGGGCAAGTGGAACGATTGGGCGAGCGTCACCTGGACGACTTGAAAACGATGAAGTTCCACCCCGGCGGTTCTGCATTGGTCACCGGTACGCTCGATGGCATGATCACGGTTTGGTCGATGCCCGATTTTCAAGTCATCACCCGTCGCCAAAGCCCTGCCCAATTGGCGGAACTCGATTTCTCCAATGACGGCAGCGTCATGGCGAGTGGCCACTTTGACGGCGAAGTCCTGTTCTGGGACACCCAGGTCTGGCAGACGCAGTTGGTGGTCCAGACCAACATCGTACCGATCCGCAGCCTGCAGTTTTCCCCGCTCTCAGACCGATTGGCCGTCGCCGGCAAGGGTGATCACATCGCGGTGTTCAGTACACAAACCCCAGACGATCGCGACCGAGAACGGCAACGCCCCGCAACCGCCCGAATGGCGGAGAAATAG
- a CDS encoding formaldehyde-activating enzyme, whose translation MSERIILRTGESLVAGGPPFTAAEPEVVIGELDGPVGTALATLTGDQTKGHTKVFAILNTDIQVRPVTLCVSKVTVKDNRYTNILMGTVQAAIANGVLDAVRAGDIPKEKCNDLGIICSVWLNPGVATADNLDHKALFDIHRKAMAQAIAKAMACEPSIDWLLENQENITHKYYQMGLDGKI comes from the coding sequence ATGTCAGAACGTATCATCTTGCGCACCGGAGAATCACTTGTTGCCGGCGGCCCCCCGTTTACCGCCGCCGAACCCGAAGTCGTGATCGGCGAACTCGACGGTCCGGTCGGCACCGCCTTGGCCACGCTGACCGGTGACCAAACCAAGGGGCACACCAAAGTCTTTGCGATCCTGAACACCGACATCCAAGTCCGCCCGGTCACCTTGTGCGTCAGCAAGGTCACCGTCAAAGACAACCGCTACACCAACATCCTGATGGGGACGGTGCAAGCGGCGATCGCCAACGGCGTGCTCGACGCGGTTCGCGCCGGCGACATCCCCAAAGAAAAGTGCAACGACCTGGGAATCATCTGCAGCGTCTGGCTGAACCCGGGCGTCGCCACCGCCGACAACCTGGATCATAAAGCACTGTTCGACATCCACCGCAAAGCGATGGCCCAAGCCATTGCCAAAGCGATGGCCTGTGAACCGTCGATCGATTGGTTGCTGGAAAACCAGGAAAACATCACCCACAAGTACTACCAAATGGGCTTGGACGGAAAGATCTGA
- a CDS encoding ELWxxDGT repeat protein has product MKRLVWGQGRASRERMRHGRLRIETLEKRQMLAAAVLETALLRDLNPQAPPSGAQQFVAVGDRLFFVADDGLHGKELFVIDGDGPGILVKDIGPGDLDGEIGDLTAVGETLFFTAYTDPLGEELWKSDGTEAGTMLVRDINPTVTSYEYDGVTYTYGDSSFPTRLTAAGDRLFFVANDGAHGNELWISDGTESGTVLVADLTAGEAGSAPDQLTFAATIDQGTLFFSAQTPNLGRELWKSDLQGVTALVANVFPETNADGTPLFVERTDGDNKPVIRNASGKPIVGQLDAGDNWVFFEADGTQVLPSDFGPFSSNPQNLVVFDGLLYFSADGVPSGSGAVGRELWASDGTAAGTIVAGDLAAGEHVVNATDVTGASVNIRRPMSSSPGELLATNNRLYFAATGAPASGRELYSRGSSGSSGGGTVELLKDIFPGDDSSSPSQMTAAGDRVFFAAESSAGVELWSSDGTTGGTVLVRDIAAGVIDSDPSDLTALGNALVFTADNGVDGREVWKSDGTPEGTTLVKDIRPGGHRSHSLAQELTAVGNHVYFGASDFFRGFDVWRTDGTALGTEFVGVQTTASISSEPKHLTRVGSKLFFVAKSQEFGEELWVSDGNSFDTRVVMDINPAFVGNVPQGAAVSELVEFNGWLYFVAFDGTESRLWKTDGSTGGTTYATLGINGDPVPGPNAPSDLIAIGDTLFFTADESASGREVWALQATTGQATLLKDIDPTAMLSSQPLDLTRYGDRLYFSAYSPGSGRELWSSDGTPEGTVQRADLYPGSAFPFSSNPEQLVVSGGKLFFVAEDPDHGAELWVIDSDSDDPRLVADLDEGTDSSWITSLTPFDDGVVFRRDDNFNGVVGTNIGNELWISDGSAAGTRPVVDLETGTDGSRCFGDYVGRGIIEFANKIVFRANDLEHGCELFISDGTAAGTGLLEDLFEDSPIVIGEEGRSSDPDDFHVIGNALYFQATDQNGRDLWRLDLDGTLQRATFDYDFNPRPAELTIAGSNLFMIGNDGVRGREIYQLPLEHSLTPAVMEVLAKDIAYEDWVAGQTVSFSDLGYGPVSTVEFTVDTVFEDPVTGFDAVGLVSSSVGPVLAIRGSVDFLTDWFDDFHPDGVGTGQFLAAYDTVAAWLSVISASHGRPSIVGHSLGGGLTQLMAARYTSDGGDLSRVVTFNAPGIHADYAAMFDALRTEQVLHFVTNGDPVSLAGDAFLSGDWVRSTFSAIDLSKNHTHPVLVPFTYTGDTRTETRDRPDDTHFEYFDDTEWLNHPLYFHDDLNYLTWLSVMYAVANASDTLRPYRHLPASLLFRSTTEAQRQAIGQVWHDFQTPVLAAIGPTPCDPELEPFTLADMEINVLGVFDVEATGMMASCRPSPDPSVWLQGEVRLPDFFNVTANFTDENRIQLANGKIDLVGRVTAEDIRVLPGVLTVKQAGIGFDTIANTLDAGARLDIKPWGIELGVDLGFLNNQWNSIEILADGLGIPVPVLPAAFLQRVSGSVDHFAPSDPTPITFGGAIGMTLGPEVSVDLPDWAGGPVEAKLLGFDGSASFNSRQLTIGADLSIVNGLAIVDGTTTWDWVDGTLEASGGFNVLNGTILSDDASFAAHVDENSGLNLNASASATFTVPEAFPVIGGTEAFAGQFFLQFTDDGDFSNDSTGAYASFPLPLIGDVGLGFRVWLDGGIGLIGAEEIAELIEDGEGELPAQITPFSHQVMIESGKEWTLFSAQWDNETDAEIVLTTPAGATLTEADIIAATGMSIVDDLSNRKRRVVVVSQPESGVWSLSVDGNGNTGHVDFFAGSSNSPPEGVITQVAGGGFGQQVSISYDALDIDNDASIAFYYDSDSDGLDGILIQSGIAETDESGQLTWDTNGVPDGSYFVYMTIDDGINAPVSVYSQDSVTVANRRIDGRVFNDANANTVWDEGELPVADVAVFVDANGNGTLDDGEAFAITQVDGGYRLADLPVGNHTLTIVKPQGYIQSAPLDGMPQEIEVGQQDQIQAIDLGIRITPASISGVVWQDVNRDGFRDASEQWRESVSLRLIDEGSGVAVAHTVTAQDGGYEFSGIIPGSYRLEVVPETVDQITLNDRPGSDDHDSNFDPVTALRQVDLATGQTLSSIDVGLFSRWNSIDNPYDTDLSGAVTPLDALVVINFLARLQASQASGEALPAENTFPDVNGNSRVSPLDALLVINYVALQQEMESESVRRTGGTVAASSLLAQFPLISSTPSDRERSGMNLLEPAVIQAEAETISAATSATPQNVMRFENWPAAESQADSDSDDETSLDDLLTQLALDLSQAAR; this is encoded by the coding sequence ATGAAACGTCTAGTTTGGGGGCAGGGCCGAGCGAGTCGGGAACGAATGCGTCATGGCCGGCTGCGGATCGAAACGCTGGAAAAGCGTCAGATGTTGGCCGCAGCAGTGTTGGAAACGGCGCTGCTAAGGGACTTGAACCCGCAAGCGCCGCCGTCGGGAGCCCAGCAGTTTGTCGCTGTCGGCGATCGTCTGTTTTTTGTCGCCGACGATGGACTGCACGGTAAAGAATTGTTCGTTATCGATGGAGACGGCCCCGGCATCTTGGTCAAAGACATCGGTCCCGGCGATCTGGACGGCGAGATCGGTGATCTGACGGCGGTCGGCGAAACGCTCTTTTTTACGGCCTACACCGACCCCCTCGGAGAAGAGCTTTGGAAAAGCGATGGGACCGAGGCCGGGACCATGCTGGTTCGCGACATTAATCCGACCGTGACCAGCTATGAATACGACGGAGTGACGTACACCTACGGCGATTCGTCGTTTCCAACTCGCTTGACCGCGGCCGGCGACAGACTGTTTTTCGTCGCCAACGATGGGGCGCACGGGAACGAGTTGTGGATCAGCGATGGGACGGAATCCGGCACCGTCCTGGTCGCCGATCTGACAGCCGGCGAGGCGGGTTCGGCCCCGGATCAATTGACCTTTGCCGCGACGATCGACCAAGGCACGTTGTTCTTTAGCGCACAGACGCCGAACCTGGGGCGGGAACTCTGGAAATCCGATTTGCAAGGTGTTACCGCTCTGGTTGCCAACGTGTTTCCGGAAACGAACGCCGACGGCACGCCCCTGTTTGTCGAGCGGACCGACGGCGACAACAAACCGGTGATTCGAAACGCCAGCGGGAAACCGATCGTCGGGCAACTCGATGCGGGCGACAATTGGGTCTTTTTCGAAGCCGACGGAACGCAGGTCCTGCCATCGGACTTCGGTCCGTTTTCGTCCAACCCGCAAAATCTGGTCGTCTTCGACGGCTTGCTTTACTTCTCCGCCGATGGTGTCCCGTCTGGCTCAGGTGCCGTCGGCCGAGAGCTATGGGCGAGCGATGGCACGGCGGCTGGTACCATCGTCGCCGGTGACTTGGCCGCCGGAGAGCACGTCGTCAACGCGACCGATGTGACGGGGGCAAGCGTCAACATCCGCCGCCCGATGAGTTCGTCACCGGGGGAATTGCTCGCGACAAACAACCGCCTTTATTTCGCCGCAACGGGTGCTCCGGCCAGCGGACGTGAACTGTACTCTCGCGGGTCTTCAGGAAGCTCCGGGGGCGGCACGGTGGAGTTACTCAAAGACATTTTCCCGGGCGACGATTCGTCTTCGCCGTCGCAGATGACCGCAGCCGGCGATCGCGTTTTTTTCGCCGCAGAATCTTCCGCTGGTGTCGAATTGTGGTCCAGTGACGGCACGACCGGCGGAACGGTGCTTGTGCGAGACATCGCGGCGGGTGTCATTGATTCCGATCCGAGCGACCTGACTGCGCTCGGCAATGCTTTGGTGTTTACCGCCGACAACGGCGTCGACGGACGAGAGGTCTGGAAGAGCGACGGAACGCCGGAAGGGACGACGCTGGTGAAAGACATCCGTCCCGGCGGTCATCGCTCCCACAGCCTTGCACAGGAATTGACGGCCGTCGGAAACCACGTCTATTTCGGCGCGAGTGATTTTTTTCGCGGGTTCGATGTTTGGCGGACCGATGGCACTGCCTTGGGAACGGAATTTGTCGGGGTGCAGACGACGGCCAGCATTTCGTCGGAACCGAAACACTTGACCCGCGTGGGATCCAAGTTGTTCTTTGTCGCCAAGTCCCAGGAGTTTGGTGAAGAGCTGTGGGTGTCCGATGGCAATTCGTTCGATACCCGAGTCGTCATGGATATCAATCCAGCGTTCGTCGGCAATGTTCCTCAGGGGGCGGCGGTCAGCGAACTGGTCGAATTCAATGGATGGCTGTACTTCGTAGCATTCGATGGTACCGAATCACGGCTTTGGAAAACCGATGGTTCCACGGGGGGAACAACGTACGCGACGCTCGGGATCAATGGCGATCCGGTTCCGGGCCCCAACGCACCGAGCGACTTGATCGCGATCGGCGACACGCTGTTCTTCACCGCCGACGAATCGGCCAGCGGACGCGAGGTCTGGGCGTTACAGGCAACGACGGGACAAGCCACCTTGCTGAAAGACATCGATCCCACCGCGATGTTATCGTCCCAGCCGTTGGATCTGACCCGCTACGGCGACCGTTTGTACTTCAGCGCCTACAGCCCCGGCTCCGGGCGTGAGCTTTGGAGTAGCGATGGAACGCCCGAAGGCACGGTGCAGCGCGCCGATCTTTATCCCGGCAGTGCGTTTCCGTTTTCTTCCAATCCGGAGCAGCTGGTGGTTTCCGGTGGCAAGCTGTTTTTCGTGGCCGAGGATCCGGACCACGGGGCGGAGCTGTGGGTGATCGACAGCGACTCAGACGATCCGAGATTGGTCGCTGACCTGGATGAAGGCACCGACAGTTCGTGGATCACGTCGCTGACGCCGTTCGACGACGGCGTGGTGTTTCGCCGTGACGACAACTTCAACGGCGTCGTCGGCACCAACATCGGCAATGAACTTTGGATCAGCGACGGATCGGCCGCCGGAACACGCCCGGTCGTCGATTTGGAAACGGGGACGGACGGATCGCGCTGCTTTGGCGACTATGTTGGCCGAGGCATCATCGAATTTGCGAACAAAATTGTGTTCCGCGCCAACGACTTGGAACACGGTTGCGAATTGTTCATCAGCGACGGGACAGCCGCCGGAACGGGTCTGTTGGAGGATCTGTTTGAAGACTCGCCGATCGTCATCGGGGAAGAGGGCCGGTCGTCGGATCCCGACGATTTTCACGTGATCGGCAATGCCCTGTATTTCCAAGCGACCGATCAGAACGGCCGCGACCTCTGGCGTTTGGACCTGGACGGGACCCTGCAACGGGCGACGTTCGACTACGACTTTAATCCCCGCCCGGCAGAATTGACGATCGCCGGTTCGAACCTGTTCATGATCGGCAACGATGGCGTCCGGGGACGCGAGATCTACCAATTGCCTTTGGAACATTCACTGACCCCTGCGGTCATGGAGGTTTTGGCCAAAGACATCGCCTATGAAGATTGGGTCGCGGGGCAAACCGTTTCCTTCTCCGACCTGGGCTATGGTCCGGTCTCCACCGTCGAGTTCACGGTTGACACCGTGTTCGAGGATCCGGTCACCGGATTCGACGCCGTGGGGTTGGTCAGCAGTTCGGTCGGTCCGGTTCTTGCGATCCGCGGCTCGGTCGATTTCTTGACCGATTGGTTCGACGATTTTCATCCCGACGGTGTCGGCACCGGGCAATTCCTGGCGGCCTATGACACGGTCGCCGCTTGGCTGAGCGTGATTTCAGCATCGCATGGTCGACCTTCGATTGTCGGACACAGCCTTGGAGGCGGACTGACTCAATTGATGGCCGCGCGATACACGAGCGACGGAGGTGACTTGTCCCGCGTCGTCACCTTCAACGCCCCGGGGATCCACGCCGACTATGCCGCCATGTTCGATGCACTGCGCACCGAGCAGGTGTTGCACTTCGTCACCAATGGCGACCCGGTCAGCCTGGCGGGCGACGCCTTTCTCTCCGGCGATTGGGTTCGATCGACGTTCTCCGCGATCGATCTGTCCAAGAACCACACACACCCGGTGTTGGTCCCGTTCACGTACACCGGCGACACTCGCACCGAAACTCGGGATCGGCCCGATGACACACATTTCGAGTACTTCGACGACACCGAGTGGTTGAATCATCCGTTGTACTTTCACGACGACCTGAACTATTTGACTTGGTTGTCGGTGATGTACGCCGTCGCCAATGCCAGCGACACGTTGCGTCCCTACCGACACCTGCCGGCATCGCTGCTGTTCCGCAGCACGACGGAGGCTCAGCGACAAGCGATCGGCCAGGTTTGGCACGACTTCCAAACGCCCGTTCTGGCAGCGATCGGGCCGACACCCTGCGATCCGGAACTGGAGCCGTTCACGCTGGCGGACATGGAAATCAACGTGCTTGGTGTGTTTGACGTCGAAGCGACAGGCATGATGGCCAGTTGCCGGCCTTCGCCCGATCCGAGTGTCTGGCTGCAAGGCGAAGTGCGTTTGCCCGATTTCTTCAACGTGACGGCCAACTTCACCGACGAAAACCGGATCCAGCTCGCAAACGGCAAAATCGATCTGGTCGGAAGGGTGACGGCCGAAGACATCCGGGTCCTGCCGGGCGTCTTGACGGTCAAACAGGCGGGGATCGGTTTTGATACGATCGCAAACACCCTGGATGCCGGGGCACGACTTGACATCAAGCCGTGGGGAATCGAATTGGGGGTCGATTTGGGATTCCTAAACAACCAATGGAATTCGATCGAAATCCTGGCGGACGGATTGGGAATCCCGGTTCCGGTGTTGCCCGCCGCATTCTTGCAGCGCGTCTCCGGCAGCGTCGATCATTTTGCCCCCAGCGACCCAACACCGATCACCTTCGGCGGCGCGATCGGGATGACGCTCGGTCCCGAAGTCAGTGTCGACTTGCCGGACTGGGCCGGCGGCCCGGTGGAAGCCAAACTACTGGGGTTCGATGGATCCGCGTCGTTCAACAGCCGACAACTGACCATCGGAGCGGACCTGTCGATCGTCAACGGCCTGGCGATCGTCGATGGAACGACCACCTGGGATTGGGTCGACGGCACGCTGGAAGCCAGCGGCGGATTCAATGTGCTGAATGGCACCATCCTGTCCGACGACGCAAGTTTTGCAGCACATGTCGACGAAAACAGCGGATTAAACCTCAACGCCTCCGCCAGCGCCACCTTCACCGTTCCGGAAGCGTTTCCGGTGATCGGCGGCACCGAAGCGTTTGCAGGTCAATTCTTCTTGCAATTCACCGACGATGGAGATTTTTCGAATGATTCAACGGGCGCCTATGCCAGCTTCCCGCTGCCCTTGATCGGTGATGTCGGATTGGGATTTCGCGTTTGGCTGGACGGCGGAATCGGATTGATCGGCGCCGAAGAAATCGCCGAACTGATCGAAGATGGCGAAGGCGAATTGCCGGCCCAAATCACACCGTTTTCGCATCAGGTGATGATCGAATCGGGAAAGGAGTGGACGTTGTTTTCTGCGCAGTGGGACAATGAAACCGACGCAGAAATCGTGCTGACAACTCCCGCCGGGGCGACGTTGACCGAAGCCGACATCATCGCGGCAACCGGGATGTCGATCGTTGATGACCTGTCGAATCGGAAACGCCGCGTGGTGGTCGTTTCCCAGCCCGAATCGGGCGTGTGGTCCCTGTCGGTCGACGGCAATGGCAACACCGGCCACGTGGATTTCTTTGCCGGTTCCAGCAACAGTCCACCGGAGGGCGTGATCACCCAGGTCGCCGGTGGTGGATTCGGCCAACAGGTTTCCATTTCCTACGACGCATTGGACATTGATAACGACGCGTCGATTGCGTTTTACTACGATTCCGACTCCGACGGGTTGGACGGCATTTTGATTCAATCCGGGATCGCGGAAACCGACGAAAGCGGTCAGCTGACCTGGGATACGAACGGAGTTCCTGATGGATCTTATTTCGTCTACATGACGATCGATGACGGGATCAATGCGCCGGTCTCGGTGTACTCTCAGGACTCGGTGACGGTGGCGAATCGACGGATCGATGGCCGAGTCTTCAACGACGCCAACGCAAACACCGTCTGGGACGAGGGCGAATTGCCGGTCGCCGACGTCGCCGTCTTTGTGGACGCCAACGGCAATGGAACGCTGGACGACGGCGAAGCCTTTGCGATCACGCAGGTGGATGGAGGCTACCGACTGGCGGACCTGCCCGTGGGCAATCACACGCTGACGATCGTGAAGCCACAAGGCTACATTCAATCGGCACCGCTCGATGGCATGCCCCAAGAAATTGAAGTTGGTCAACAGGACCAGATCCAAGCGATCGACTTGGGGATTCGCATCACGCCTGCATCGATCAGCGGCGTCGTTTGGCAAGACGTCAACCGCGACGGTTTCCGTGATGCGTCGGAGCAGTGGCGCGAATCCGTGTCGTTGCGATTGATCGACGAAGGGAGCGGGGTGGCGGTTGCACACACGGTGACCGCGCAGGACGGCGGCTATGAATTCTCCGGGATCATTCCTGGTTCGTATCGGTTAGAAGTGGTTCCCGAAACGGTCGACCAAATCACACTCAACGATCGCCCCGGAAGCGACGATCACGACAGTAATTTTGATCCGGTGACCGCCCTGCGACAGGTTGATCTGGCGACCGGCCAGACTCTTTCGTCGATCGACGTCGGATTGTTCAGCCGATGGAACTCCATTGACAATCCCTACGACACGGATCTGAGCGGAGCGGTCACTCCCTTGGACGCCTTGGTGGTCATCAATTTCCTGGCACGACTACAGGCTTCACAAGCGTCCGGTGAAGCGTTGCCGGCAGAAAACACCTTCCCCGACGTCAACGGTAACAGCCGCGTCTCGCCGTTGGACGCACTGTTGGTCATCAACTACGTCGCGTTGCAGCAGGAGATGGAGTCGGAGTCGGTAAGGCGAACCGGCGGCACCGTTGCCGCATCGAGTCTGCTTGCCCAATTCCCGCTGATCTCAAGCACGCCAAGCGATCGGGAACGCTCGGGGATGAATCTTTTGGAACCGGCGGTCATTCAGGCCGAAGCCGAAACGATCTCAGCGGCGACCTCTGCAACACCGCAGAACGTTATGCGATTTGAGAACTGGCCGGCCGCCGAATCGCAGGCGGATAGCGACAGTGACGATGAGACATCACTCGACGACCTGCTGACGCAACTGGCGCTCGATCTTTCGCAAGCCGCCCGTTGA